A region of the Arachis hypogaea cultivar Tifrunner chromosome 15, arahy.Tifrunner.gnm2.J5K5, whole genome shotgun sequence genome:
ttagtgtacaaatagtatttcTCATCTTGTTTTTATggcatacttttttttttcttctctaattttttattaatcattcTTAACACTAAATTATAATGTATATAAAAGAAGTTTACAAAAAAAAGTGATATTTATTTTAAACTCAAGTTAATATTAAGTGACTATTTATAAGAAGTCTCtttttatgaataataattaagatATAGATACCTGTTAAATATAACAGTGTAGTTAAACATATcaaaatatttgatgatttttaattattatttttttttatttccttaacttattttttcattatttctaGATGAGATTTTATAACTACTGCGCTTCACATGGTACTTGACTGATAATTTGACCTCGAGCTCCTGGTGTTGGACTTGACTTTGAAGATTCTCTTAATTTTGTTCATCTTTCTTTTTGTCAtagtaaaagagaaaataaatgcccacaaaaaaacaggaaaatattGCTAAGCAAGACGCTAGATAATAGAAATGCCGCATAACCTAAACCAACATCGAGGGCTCAATAAAGCTCCAAATAAAAATACGGTAAAAATTTAAgtttagttaattttatataaaattaataattaaaaattattaaataatttaatttatttaattaaatttttatttaacatttcTCGATTATTAATTTCACGTATAATTGATTAACCTGAGTTTTCActtgaaaatatattttctctttatatttatatattcttataaaattctaAATGATACGAGGGTCGAAATACTTTTAATATACATTATTGTCACGCTCTCAACCATGGGATAAAACAAAGGGAAGAGAGGAGGCCCACCGCACATAAACTAAATATCAAAAGTAGAAAAAATGAATTGTAGCCTCAAACTATAATTAGCAGCCTAATTAATTTTCCTCAAATTTATCTATATCCACCATTTTAAGGCTTCTCTCTTATCTGGAAAACCCAAACGGAATTTCCCATGCCAATCTCTGAACGCAAAACAAACTAACACAGGTTCATAATAACCAACACAACGGTTTTCAATCTCCATATATAGACagcaacctaataaaacacaccGTCAAACTAAAGCAATGTTCTATTCGCTCTTGCGAACACAACAATTTCCCTTATAGTTACTTGAAGAAAATTAACCATAACAATATTAGAAACTACCAACTCATCATAGTTGTTTTGAGCTAAAACTCTATTGAATTATAAAAAGGCTTCCTCAATTTCTCATACCTCAAACCAATCGAGTTATCATTATTTTGCTTAAAATGAAGTTGCCACGGCCACTGCTGGTGGCGCTTTTGGTGCTGAGCCTGATCGTCGTTCCTTCAAAGGCAGATCTGGATGACTTTTTCAACGGCTTCGGCTTTCACTTCAGACATGgacgacaacaacaacaacaacaagaacaacaagaacaacagGCTCAAGGAAATGATAATCAAGACCCGCCGGGAGCCCAAGTAAACGAGCCCAGGGGTTCATATATTGCTGGTGCATACGGCATAGGAGGATCGCCGCCGCCACCTCAACAGACGGCTGTTCAGCCTGCAGAGCCGGCTGATTTTAAGCCTGCACAGACGGTTATTACTAATAACTTAGGTGGTCTGTCGGTGGGGTTCTACGATAGAAGTTGCCCTAATGCAGAGAAGATTGTGGCTGATTGGTTGGCAGAACTTATAAAGACAAATCCATCTGCACCTGCTAACTTTATTCGTCTTGCATTCCATGATTGTGCTGTTGGTGTAAGTCTTTCTAaactaatattattatattcataaaaaattggAAACTTAGTTGTGTTCGTCTAGGGATTTTAACTATCAACCTCACAGCTATATATGAATGTTCACCACAAAAACATTTGATTATTCTAATGACGCACTTTGCTAAAAGATTATTTAAAACCTACGTAATTGTATATACATGTAGAGTTTAATTTAGATAAAGAAACATAATTTATCAATTcattcaatcacctttgttttaTGGATGATATTTAATGTTGATATAAAAAGaagttaatttaaaataaaaattcaatgcagttattttcatgtaaaattaataattataaattattagataatttaatatgtctgattaaattattatgtaataattttttaattatttactttatataaaaataaaatgtgaaTTTTTACGTTAATTTAATAAGAACAGAGTTACATGACTAACAAAATTTATCCTTTTTTACCTATAATTGACATGTTACATTTctcatttaataattatatttgtggGCATGGTTTTTAATAGGGTTGTGATGCCTCGATCTTGCTAGACTCCATTGGGCAAGGAGATAAAGTGGAGAAGGGTTCAATCTTCAACGGAATGAGCCTCAAAGGTGCCGATCTGATCGACGACCTAAAAATGAGATTGGAGGAAGAGTGTCCACAGACAGTGTCATGTGCAGATGCGATTGCTTTTACAGCCAACGAGGCGATGGCAATAGCTGGGGGAGTCCGCCAGCGTCCTCTAGGAGGACGCAGGGACGCCCTCAACTCCCTGGCTACCCTGGCAGATCAGAACCTGGCCTCGCCAACTGCCACGATAGACCAGATGTCCGCAATCTTTAAGAGGCTAGGTTTCAATCAAGAGGAAATGGTGGTGCTCTTGGGTGCACACTCCGTTGGTACAGCACACTGTGATCTTTTCATGGATAGGGTTTACAACTTCAGAAACACGCAGAAGCCTGATCCAGTGCTTCCATTGCCATATGTGGAAGATTTGAGGAGACTTTGCGCTAATCCTGGAACACCACAATTCAGGAACCCTAATGTGAACTTTGATGAAACGCCTTATGCATTGGACAACCGCTACTTCAAGAACCTTGTACAGAACAAGGCTTTGTTGCTGTCGGATTCTTCGTTAAAAGATGATCCTAGGACGGGTCCCACCGTGAGACAGATGGCGGAAAATGATACGTTGTTCCCAAAGAGGTTTGCTGAGTTGTTCACTAAGATGACTACTTTTAATGTGCTCACTGGTCTTCTTGGAGAAGTTAGGAAGACTTGTAGGTCCACTAATAATTGATTATTACTATTATAGTattatattactattattattgttgttgtaattattattcatattctTGTTAAAGTATGTGTGTATGTTAATGATAACTTCTATCAACAGGAAAGAAAAATCGATATATAAAGATGCCTTTTGACTATGAATACTTAAcgtcttattattgattattatttgCTTTGTTTGTTAACTACTGAATATTGTGGCCTCTGGGTTCGttcttttcattttgtaatttttcaatcaAGCTAAGTGTTTATAGCTAACGACTTTTTAATGGAATTGTTTGAGAAAAGATGAATGTTACCACTTGCACACAATTTTTGGCAAATACACTCGCCATTTTAAGTAATAAAGTGAAAAATTAAGTATTGTCTTCAAAGAAATTATCAATTACTGAAATTAACTTATTAAAGACAAGAATTTGAAATTgagagtttaaacaaataaaaatgaataTGTACTAGAACATTTGATTTTAACTATTTATTATGTAATTGAATATTTATTATCATGTTATTTGTAATTCTCTTACACACAAAACTTCACACTTAAGTGGTAAAGTAAAGGTAATGAGATATTACGACACCTAAATAAAAAAAGTACATAGtatttaaagaataataatatatctaggagtttatgaaaaaaaaaaaacaaatatatatatatatatatatatatatatatatatatatatatatatatatatatatatatatataaaagctttggaataagataaataataagaTCTAGGTTCGACCTACGAAGAAAAAATCGGTTAGAAtattacaaaaacaaaaaatatacaaaaatacattATATTTCTCCAAAATAAAATCTCTAACAGGAATATACATACACTATTTAAAAGTAGAGAAAAATGTTACATAAGCCAAAATAAAGTAAAACTATCAGTCTTCTTCGCTTCGCCAACGAGTCCTGCACTCTCAATGAGATGTATCACGTTCTATATCTGTAAAATAGAAAATTTCACAATGGGTGAGAATCCAAAGGTTCTCAATAGGATAATAGTTTCAAATAGAGACTATATAAAAATACATGAACCCATTTGACAGTCCTAGTCTCCAAATTCACAAGTTCAATCCTAAAGTTCAACTAATTCCAACAGGATTAAATTACTAAGTCTCAACTCTGTAACTATCTCTAGTCTCAGTCATTTCTAGTATAACATCAGCATCACTCTAATATCCAATTATTCATTCTGGTATTCAATTCAGTGATTTAATTTATTACCAGTCTCACCAAATCTCAAGCAGTCAATATCTCAAATACAATCTCAATCTCACAATTGGATCAATCATAATTAATAATCAATATGCGGTTAAAGTGCTAAATTTAACATACTCTCAACTACTAAGTCATTATTACTCtcgatattataatttattaattcagTATCCAATTTAGTGGTAGCATACACAATTAATAGTCAATACAAATCAAACACAACTAGAAAATAAATATAGCAAGTAATACAATTAGCAATTAACAGAATATTCAAGTAGGCAAACTAAGTATAATATGGATACTCAAACAATTTCAaataaatgcacatgatgcatatCTGTCATACTGACCACGAGTTCATGTGTCGGTTAAACTGCTAGAACCCAACATACCCAATAGCTAACTCGGATAtcgtctctctgttgcgcatccCCATGAGGCATATAATCGAGGGAGTGTGCCCACCACCTTCTCTTGGAGGCAATCATCATGAAAGAATAAATCAAGAAAGAGTGTCCTACCACCTTTTCTTGTGAGGTCGTGCCATACAGATAgagggattagtgccctaccaccttgcagacAAAGAGAGTGTGGAAAAAAAACAAGCGAAATGAAACCACCGTCTTGCCTGGTGCAGGCGCCAAATCAACAACTATGAACAAGCGGGATATAACCACCGACCTTGCCCGAAACAAATATTAAATCAATACGCAAGCGGGACGAAACCCACGACCTTGCCATGCAAGTGGGATAATGCCACTGTCCTTGccaatcaataatcatcatcgaTTTCAAACACGCAAGTAAAATAACACCACCGTCCTTATCAAATCGATCATTTAGACCACAATCAATCATAATCATTTACTTTAATCAATTTCATGAGTTATTAGATTCATTAACCCCAGTTCTTTATTATCAATTACTCAATTTTGTTCTCTCGTAAGCGAGATAACACTATCGTCCTCACCATGGGTGAAAATTCACCGTTCCACACAGTAAATTATACACTAAGAAAGCGGGATGATACCACCGTCCTTGTGAAGTAAGAAATCAATATCACATTTAAAACCAAGTCACAATTTCATCCAGTTTTGGAAGATACATCCTAACATAACCCCATTTTTTCATTACTAATCAACCTCATATTTTTGTGAGCAGGATAAAACTACCATCCTCACTGCAGGTGGGACAAACCTCTATTCCTGCAATATTTTATCCGGTTAACCAAGTATTTATCTGGAAATTAATCAATTCAATTTGCCATAGCACTCACTACAACATATCAAGGTTCTAAAAATCGAATCGATCATTGAACCGTTCTAGCTACTGATTTACTGATTTACTGGTCCAACCAGTTCAACCGTAATTCAACCAAAATaatcattttataataaaataacaaataagctAACTAACAGCAAAGTTTCCATATTAACTAACAACAGTTATTCAAAATTTGTTACAATAAAgtataaaaccataaaaagatGTACTATCTTCTACATTTCAATCAAAGAAAATAcctaatatatatgttattttccaaaagaaaaaatagaaaataaattagagAAAGAGTGAGAGACTATTTCATGCCACTGTTTCACAGTAACTTCACAACTGTTTTATTTGCAAAACAAGGTCATTTACAACATGAGCTAGTactagaaagaaaatgaaagcttTCACAGCCAACTAGACAGAATTGCTTGCCTATTTAGAAAAGagtaatcacccaaattttggttcAAAAGAAACAATTTGGTTTTCAAAAGTATATGCATTATTCTATCTGACAtatttataaaagaaaagaaaagaataaactaCTTTACTTACTAGTTACTACCATATGTCACAAAATTTAATGCCTTCTATCTACTAATATGCAACAATAACTAACAAAGGCTATGGGATCAAAGACATACAGATTACTATGACTTATTGAGGaatataaaagaatatattcACACATCAACAAACAAAGTTACACATCCAAtttaaaaaagaaactaaaaagtTAATTTCTAAAGTGGGTCACAAGATTTACATCCTTAATCATCACAGGGCCAACCTCAGAGAGAAGGTCCAAGCATGGTGGTAGAATCTCTTTGGAAGTAGGGATTGAGCCATACTAAACCAATAGGAACAATTTTAACATGGCAAGTTTTCATCTTTTACTCAATGAACAATTtattaaatcaacaacaacaacaacacaatATAACAATCAAAAGTTCAGGAACaacactaaaataataatttatcaaattaacgaATTAATAAGATCAATTAAAATGgaaaatcaaaataacaagaacaattaaaattttaaactacagcaaaccaacaacaaaataagaactaGAAAAAAACATACTAATCATGAACACaacaatcaaataaaataataactgaataattaatacaagaaagaacaagaagaagaaaaaaatcaccCTAGAATGGAGCAGTTCTGAAATTCAAACAGCACAGGGAGAGGGAGGAGCTTTAAAATGCGACGGAGATGGCTGAACGTAGGTTGAATGGTGCaggatttataacccacaaactaaccggcaagtatatcgggtcgtaccaagtaatactatcaggtgaatgagggtcgatcccacgaggattgatggactaagcaacaatggttgattaatttgcttagttagacaaacagaaaatggtgttttgagagttTAGAAACATTAACAGTAAATCAGAAAATCAGAAATGCAAGCAGTAAACAAGTAGTGAATagtatatggagaaacagttaagacttcagagatatctatcttccgaattgacttttcttactaactattttaatcatgcaagattcaattcatggcaaactacatgtgaataaaccctaattccttagaattttttagtctcctctaaccttcatcaaccgccaattccttggtcacttaattccaattagagggtgaagttcaattctagttatatgccacaaaaatcccaattacccaaatataagaagattatatgtcacgtatcccgttaagtccagataattagaaatttaggaga
Encoded here:
- the LOC112749970 gene encoding peroxidase C1C-like — its product is MKLPRPLLVALLVLSLIVVPSKADLDDFFNGFGFHFRHGRQQQQQQEQQEQQAQGNDNQDPPGAQVNEPRGSYIAGAYGIGGSPPPPQQTAVQPAEPADFKPAQTVITNNLGGLSVGFYDRSCPNAEKIVADWLAELIKTNPSAPANFIRLAFHDCAVGGCDASILLDSIGQGDKVEKGSIFNGMSLKGADLIDDLKMRLEEECPQTVSCADAIAFTANEAMAIAGGVRQRPLGGRRDALNSLATLADQNLASPTATIDQMSAIFKRLGFNQEEMVVLLGAHSVGTAHCDLFMDRVYNFRNTQKPDPVLPLPYVEDLRRLCANPGTPQFRNPNVNFDETPYALDNRYFKNLVQNKALLLSDSSLKDDPRTGPTVRQMAENDTLFPKRFAELFTKMTTFNVLTGLLGEVRKTCRSTNN